The Glandiceps talaboti chromosome 9, keGlaTala1.1, whole genome shotgun sequence genome window below encodes:
- the LOC144439971 gene encoding uncharacterized protein LOC144439971, with amino-acid sequence MASEDLSPSTRVILWFHPRSRSTALEMAIASDENTKVFHEEFYYAYYLGEERQCHEKLAARLQAPIQGYRYSDIKAKLEKSFPGKTAVFVKDGASALVGRDHYKYIPRDSEDLANSPRETLQRYCLATGITFKESFLNWKPGNTGHLLESMKDNPEYMKAYHDTAVRSSTFHRSSDENIDLSELPEELQKWSETFMPLYEEIIRHKL; translated from the exons ATGGCCTCTGAAGATCTGTCACCGTCAACGAGAGTGATTCTGTGGTTCCACCCAAGGTCGAGGTCAACTGCTCTTGAGATGGCAATTGCATCCGACGAAAATACCAAGGTCTTCCACGAAGAGTTTTACTATGCGTACTATCTGGGGGAGGAACGGCAGTGTCATGAGAAATTGGCAGCAAGACTGCAAGCACCAATACAGGGATATAGGTACAGTGATATCAAAGCAAAACTCGAAAAATCATTTCCTGGAAAGACAGCAGTGTTTGTAAAGGATGGGGCCAGTGCACTAGTAGGCAGAGATCATTACAAGTATATTCCAAGAg ATTCAGAAGATCTGGCCAATTCACCCAGGGAAACACTACAGAGATACTGCCTGGCAACTGGGATCACTTTCAAGGAATCATTCCTCAACTGGAAACCAGGGAATACTGGACATTTGCTTGAAAGTATGAAGGATAACCCTGAATATATGAAAGCATATCATGACACCGCTGTGCGTAGTTCAACTTTCCACCGTTCATCAGATGAAAATATCGACCTATCAGAATTACCAGAGGAGCTGCAAAAATGGAGTGAAACATTTATGCCGCTATACGAGGAAATTATTCGTCACaaattataa